A genomic segment from Syntrophotalea acetylenivorans encodes:
- the rsfS gene encoding ribosome silencing factor → MQSQERAQLCAAYALDKKAFNVRLLDVRKISSLTDYLLIVSGRSDRQVQAVADSIHLGLKNDHTTMPLAIEGLKEGRWVLLDYGDVMVHVFQEAVREYYDLDGLWSEAAELTVTEGTPPERPAGPA, encoded by the coding sequence TTGCAATCCCAAGAACGTGCGCAGCTCTGCGCCGCTTATGCTCTGGACAAGAAGGCTTTCAATGTCCGTTTGCTCGATGTGCGAAAGATTTCTTCGCTGACCGACTACCTGCTGATCGTTTCGGGGCGTTCCGACCGTCAAGTACAAGCGGTGGCTGATTCCATCCATCTCGGTCTGAAGAATGATCACACCACCATGCCCCTGGCTATCGAAGGTCTGAAAGAGGGCCGTTGGGTTTTGCTCGATTATGGCGATGTTATGGTTCATGTCTTTCAGGAAGCGGTTCGGGAATATTACGACCTGGACGGTCTCTGGAGTGAAGCAGCGGAACTGACCGTTACCGAGGGGACGCCGCCGGAGCGGCCTGCTGGTCCTGCGTGA
- the nadD gene encoding nicotinate-nucleotide adenylyltransferase, whose translation MKTGILGGTFNPIHLAHLRIAEEVRLACGLDRVLFMPAATPPHKPLADDIAFVHRYAMVEAAVADNPAFSACDLEAQRPGKSYSVATLEILHDRFPDDEFYFIIGMDSYRAIDTWKDYSRLFELTNLVVAARPGHAGDDPLALLPVVIRGQFCYDGPSNVLRHCSGNRVILLKETFLDISSTRIRQQVAEQGSIRYLVPSVVEDYICRHDLYRGRERL comes from the coding sequence ATGAAGACCGGTATTCTTGGCGGGACCTTCAATCCCATTCATCTGGCTCATTTGCGGATTGCCGAGGAGGTGCGCCTGGCTTGCGGACTTGACCGGGTGTTGTTCATGCCGGCGGCGACTCCGCCCCACAAGCCTCTGGCCGACGATATTGCTTTTGTTCATCGCTATGCCATGGTGGAAGCGGCAGTGGCCGACAATCCTGCGTTCTCCGCCTGTGATCTTGAAGCGCAGCGCCCGGGTAAGAGTTATTCGGTTGCTACCCTGGAAATTTTGCATGACCGGTTCCCCGATGACGAATTCTATTTTATAATTGGTATGGATTCCTACCGGGCCATCGACACCTGGAAAGATTATAGCCGTCTCTTCGAGCTGACCAATCTGGTTGTGGCTGCCCGTCCGGGCCACGCCGGAGACGATCCGCTGGCGCTGCTGCCCGTTGTCATACGGGGGCAGTTCTGTTACGATGGCCCGTCAAATGTGTTGCGGCACTGCAGTGGTAACCGGGTGATTTTGCTGAAAGAGACTTTTCTCGACATCTCCTCGACCCGGATTCGCCAGCAGGTCGCTGAACAGGGTTCCATTCGTTATTTAGTCCCCTCTGTTGTAGAAGATTACATCTGCCGGCACGATCTATATCGTGGCCGGGAAAGGTTATAA
- a CDS encoding tetratricopeptide repeat protein has protein sequence MTLMTLLLLMILFMVFFIYFLQLNPAEMAIVFYPDHVLHASPAVVVVACIVLGLTIGYLLHLYGAASYLFKGWRRTRSEKREREVTELHREGLARLRSGDSTKARRLLQKALGMDGSRIEVLSDLAKVQLAEDEVDESISLLQRARKLAPKNLTVLFALAETYSQTQRLSEAEDCYRELLELDGDNYQGMIGLRDLFLTQQQWSEALALQKKLVKKSSGEAQVAEKDLLNGLRYQLAQQAEAEEHFDEALADYQKLAKDAPDFLPAQVSVGAMLLQKGRSEQAAATWQAGYRRFGHSVFLKRLEQQAMAEEDPTTLLNYYRQQVAEHPDDLLLRFFFGKFCLRVEMIDEAMEQLHTLEKSCADFPQLHLLLAESHMRRQRLSDAVAEYQKALGGEDRFRFAYVCSLCGAGAVSWNGRCEQCGCWGCMELSEVPATANLPAPEVREIHHGERE, from the coding sequence ATGACCCTCATGACCTTACTGCTGCTGATGATTCTGTTCATGGTGTTTTTTATCTACTTTCTGCAGCTTAATCCTGCAGAAATGGCCATTGTCTTCTATCCGGATCATGTGCTTCACGCATCTCCGGCGGTCGTGGTGGTAGCCTGCATCGTGCTGGGCCTGACCATCGGCTATCTGTTGCATCTCTACGGAGCGGCCAGCTATCTGTTCAAGGGGTGGCGGCGCACCCGCTCGGAGAAGCGGGAGCGGGAAGTGACCGAACTGCATCGCGAAGGGCTGGCCCGGCTGCGTTCCGGGGATAGCACCAAGGCCCGCCGACTGTTGCAGAAGGCCCTGGGTATGGATGGTAGTCGCATTGAGGTATTGAGCGACCTGGCTAAAGTTCAGTTGGCCGAAGATGAAGTAGACGAAAGCATCAGCCTGCTGCAGCGCGCCCGCAAGCTTGCTCCCAAGAATTTGACAGTGCTCTTTGCGCTGGCCGAGACTTATTCGCAGACCCAGCGCTTAAGCGAGGCGGAGGACTGTTATCGCGAACTGCTCGAACTGGATGGGGATAATTATCAGGGCATGATCGGATTGCGCGATTTGTTTCTGACCCAGCAACAGTGGAGCGAGGCTCTTGCTCTTCAGAAGAAGCTGGTTAAAAAGAGCTCCGGCGAGGCGCAGGTTGCCGAAAAAGATCTGCTCAACGGTCTGCGTTATCAGTTGGCTCAGCAGGCGGAGGCCGAAGAGCATTTTGACGAGGCATTGGCCGATTATCAGAAGTTGGCCAAGGATGCTCCCGATTTTTTGCCTGCCCAAGTATCGGTGGGAGCCATGCTCCTTCAGAAGGGGCGTTCGGAGCAGGCTGCGGCAACCTGGCAGGCCGGTTATCGGCGCTTTGGCCACAGTGTGTTTCTCAAGCGTTTGGAACAACAGGCGATGGCCGAGGAGGATCCGACTACCCTGCTGAATTATTACCGGCAGCAGGTGGCGGAACATCCCGACGATCTATTGCTACGTTTCTTCTTTGGCAAGTTCTGTTTGCGGGTGGAAATGATTGACGAGGCAATGGAGCAGCTCCATACTCTGGAAAAGAGCTGTGCTGACTTTCCACAGCTGCACCTGTTGCTGGCTGAAAGCCATATGCGCCGTCAGCGCTTGAGCGATGCGGTGGCAGAATACCAGAAAGCCTTGGGCGGGGAAGACCGGTTCCGGTTTGCTTATGTCTGCAGTCTGTGCGGGGCCGGTGCGGTTTCCTGGAATGGGCGTTGCGAGCAGTGCGGTTGCTGGGGCTGCATGGAACTAAGTGAGGTGCCTGCAACTGCGAATCTGCCTGCGCCGGAAGTTCGGGAAATTCACCACGGAGAACGAGAATAG
- the rlmH gene encoding 23S rRNA (pseudouridine(1915)-N(3))-methyltransferase RlmH → MKIGLISVGKLSQAFLRDGVAEYAGRLQRYISYNSHELKESKGGSKPDPKVIREQEGERILARVPDGAYLVVLDERGRNYGSEELAEFLGRHMLQGTGELVFAIGGAYGLSRAVKERANLQLSLSAMTLTHQMARLLLLEQLYRGFTILRNEPYHNR, encoded by the coding sequence GTGAAAATTGGCCTGATCAGCGTCGGCAAGCTTTCGCAAGCCTTCCTCAGGGATGGCGTGGCTGAATATGCCGGTCGGCTCCAGCGCTATATCTCTTATAACAGCCATGAGCTTAAAGAGTCCAAGGGCGGATCAAAGCCCGATCCCAAAGTGATTCGCGAACAGGAAGGCGAGCGCATCCTGGCCCGTGTGCCGGATGGTGCCTATCTTGTCGTCCTCGACGAACGTGGCCGCAATTACGGTTCGGAAGAGCTGGCTGAATTTCTTGGCCGGCATATGCTGCAGGGTACGGGGGAGTTGGTGTTTGCCATCGGCGGCGCTTATGGCTTGAGCCGAGCCGTTAAAGAACGCGCCAACCTGCAACTGTCCCTCTCGGCCATGACCCTGACCCATCAAATGGCCCGGCTGTTGTTGCTTGAACAACTTTATCGGGGTTTTACTATTTTGCGCAACGAGCCCTACCACAACCGTTGA